The Larus michahellis chromosome 2, bLarMic1.1, whole genome shotgun sequence genome window below encodes:
- the CMTM7 gene encoding CKLF-like MARVEL transmembrane domain-containing protein 7 isoform X2, translated as MCDLVMILFFYIIHIFRIYRKLTCVSWPLAEFLHYLIGTILLLIASIVAASKSLNFTGLVAGATFGFLATILCVLSIWSSYKVSCITQSTNASV; from the exons ATGTGCGACTTGGTTATGATTTTGTTCTTCTACATTATCCACATTTTCAGAATCTACAGGAAGCTCACTTGCGTTAGCTGGCCACTGGCG GAGTTTCTTCATTATTTAATCGGTACAATTCTGCTTCTCATTGCATCGATTGTAGCAGCATCGAAAAGTTTAAATTTTACTGGACTTGTGGCTGGGGCG ACTTTCGGGTTCCTAGCTACAATCCTTTGTGTTTTAAGCATATGGTCATCCTACAAGGTTTCATGCATCACGCAGTCAACAA atgcATCCGTATGA